The following proteins come from a genomic window of Flavobacterium crocinum:
- a CDS encoding glycoside hydrolase family 28 protein — protein MKTNRLQFASLALALVMCLSTKNLNAQNASDGTYQNIEFKMSKINEPVIPNNTVNLKDFGAVNGGYVLNTKAFADAIDALSKKGGGKLIIPPGIWLTGPIILKSNIEMHAERGALIKFSPDKTLYPLVETNFEGLNTWRCISPIYGKNLENIAFTGTGVWDGSGEVWRQVKKSKVTDSQWKEVIARGGVLNKDKTSWYPSEVFMNASKGADQNVRPDLKTKEEFETIHDFLRPVMVSIQNSKRVLFDGPVFQNSPAWNIHPFMVEDLIVRNVSVRNPWYSQNGDGLDVECCKNVLVENSSFDVGDDAICIKSGKDKDGRERGVPCENIIVRNNIVYHGHGGVTVGSEMSGGVKNLHVSNCTFMGTDVGLRFKSARGRGGVVENIFISDVFMTDIPSQAISFNLYYGGKSIAETLEEGGDKVVNKAMPVTVETPQFKNISIKNITIKGAQQAVFLQGLPEMNLENIEITNLIAKAEKGFSIIDAKEIKLNNLQLDIQAKNAFEIYNAQNLSLKNVAFNPSSSNTITIAGEASKNIDLSGSNLSKTTTVDKSVPKKAVKF, from the coding sequence ATGAAAACCAACCGACTACAATTTGCTTCTCTTGCACTTGCTCTTGTGATGTGTCTGAGTACTAAGAATCTCAATGCCCAAAATGCCTCAGACGGCACTTACCAAAACATTGAGTTTAAAATGTCTAAAATTAACGAACCTGTTATTCCTAACAACACCGTAAATCTGAAAGACTTCGGAGCTGTAAACGGGGGTTATGTTTTAAATACCAAAGCTTTTGCTGATGCGATTGATGCGTTGTCTAAAAAAGGTGGTGGAAAACTAATTATTCCTCCTGGAATCTGGCTTACAGGCCCAATTATATTAAAAAGTAATATTGAGATGCATGCTGAAAGGGGTGCTCTAATAAAATTTTCTCCAGACAAAACTTTGTATCCTTTGGTTGAAACCAATTTCGAAGGTTTAAATACTTGGCGCTGTATCTCTCCTATTTATGGTAAAAACCTTGAAAATATAGCTTTTACAGGAACTGGCGTTTGGGATGGTTCAGGAGAAGTATGGAGACAGGTTAAGAAAAGTAAAGTAACAGACAGTCAATGGAAAGAGGTTATTGCAAGAGGTGGCGTTTTAAATAAAGACAAAACAAGCTGGTATCCATCAGAGGTTTTTATGAATGCCTCAAAAGGTGCTGATCAAAATGTACGTCCTGACTTAAAAACAAAAGAAGAATTTGAAACCATTCATGATTTTCTTCGTCCAGTAATGGTAAGCATTCAAAACAGTAAAAGAGTTTTATTTGACGGCCCTGTTTTTCAGAATTCGCCAGCTTGGAATATCCACCCTTTTATGGTTGAAGATTTGATTGTTCGAAATGTAAGTGTTCGTAATCCTTGGTATTCTCAAAACGGAGACGGTCTTGATGTAGAATGCTGTAAAAATGTTTTGGTTGAAAATTCAAGTTTTGACGTGGGAGACGATGCCATCTGTATCAAATCCGGAAAAGATAAAGACGGACGAGAAAGAGGTGTTCCTTGCGAAAACATCATTGTAAGAAATAATATCGTGTACCATGGTCACGGTGGAGTTACTGTTGGAAGTGAAATGTCTGGAGGTGTAAAAAACCTTCATGTTTCTAATTGTACTTTTATGGGAACAGACGTAGGTTTACGTTTTAAAAGTGCCCGAGGAAGAGGTGGTGTTGTAGAAAACATCTTTATTTCGGATGTGTTTATGACTGATATTCCGTCTCAGGCTATTTCTTTTAATTTGTATTATGGAGGAAAATCAATTGCCGAAACATTAGAAGAAGGCGGAGACAAAGTGGTCAACAAAGCAATGCCTGTAACAGTTGAGACACCTCAATTCAAAAACATTTCGATTAAAAATATCACTATTAAAGGTGCTCAGCAAGCAGTATTTTTACAAGGTTTGCCGGAAATGAATTTAGAGAATATTGAAATCACGAACTTAATTGCCAAAGCAGAAAAAGGTTTTTCAATTATTGATGCTAAAGAAATAAAATTAAACAACTTACAATTGGATATTCAGGCTAAAAATGCATTTGAGATTTACAATGCTCAAAATCTTTCTCTAAAAAATGTAGCATTTAATCCTTCTTCTTCAAACACAATTACGATTGCAGGTGAAGCGAGTAAAAATATCGATTTAAGTGGTTCTAATTTATCAAAAACCACTACGGTTGATAAAAGCGTTCCTAAGAAAGCGGTTAAATTCTAA
- the pelA gene encoding pectate lyase, whose amino-acid sequence MFNSVNKSKLISVTFCIFSALFLNAQTNSEISTKPFTDGTNHWYFIKDKTNIINPIPNQPKYTETDYTKIADNILYFQRDNGGWPKNYDMKAILTPQQVDSVVKTKYIEHTTFDNETTYTHIHYLAQVYTLTKDERYKDGCLRGINFTLKAQYPNGGWPQYYPLEKGYSRHITFNDGAYMGIMNLLKKIVNNDPDYAFIDAKTRKKVTSAYQKGLDCILKMQIKDNGKLTAWCQQHDEITLEPAWARKFEPPSICNAESVDVVLFLMDIDKPNEKIINAVQGAVKWFQDSKIYNTRVESFAAEEMESKYKKIKNDVRVVNDPTASPIWTRYYELKTHRPLFSDRDSEFLYSLAEVSRERRTGYAWYTDKPEKALKKYPEWQKKWASDNNVLKE is encoded by the coding sequence ATGTTCAATTCCGTAAACAAATCGAAATTAATATCAGTAACGTTTTGCATCTTTTCCGCGTTATTTTTAAATGCACAAACAAATAGCGAAATAAGCACCAAACCTTTTACTGACGGGACTAACCATTGGTATTTTATCAAAGACAAAACCAATATTATAAATCCAATTCCGAATCAGCCCAAATATACTGAAACGGATTACACCAAAATCGCCGATAATATTCTGTATTTCCAGCGTGACAATGGCGGATGGCCAAAGAACTACGATATGAAAGCTATCTTGACGCCACAACAAGTTGACAGCGTTGTTAAAACAAAATATATTGAACATACGACTTTTGATAATGAAACGACTTACACTCATATTCATTATCTGGCACAGGTTTATACTCTTACGAAAGATGAAAGGTATAAAGATGGCTGTCTCAGAGGTATAAATTTCACCTTAAAAGCCCAATATCCAAACGGAGGCTGGCCACAATATTATCCGCTGGAAAAAGGATATAGTCGCCATATTACTTTTAATGACGGAGCTTATATGGGAATTATGAATCTCTTGAAAAAGATTGTAAATAATGATCCTGATTATGCTTTTATAGATGCTAAAACCAGAAAAAAAGTAACTTCAGCTTATCAAAAAGGATTGGACTGTATTTTAAAAATGCAGATTAAAGATAATGGAAAATTAACTGCTTGGTGCCAACAGCACGACGAAATTACGCTTGAACCAGCCTGGGCGCGTAAATTTGAACCGCCAAGCATCTGCAATGCTGAAAGCGTTGATGTTGTTTTATTTTTAATGGACATTGATAAACCAAATGAAAAAATTATTAATGCCGTGCAAGGTGCAGTAAAATGGTTTCAGGATTCTAAAATCTATAACACAAGAGTTGAAAGTTTTGCAGCTGAAGAAATGGAATCAAAATACAAGAAAATCAAGAATGACGTTAGAGTGGTAAACGATCCAACTGCTTCACCAATCTGGACGAGATATTATGAATTAAAAACACATAGACCTTTGTTCTCTGATCGTGACAGCGAGTTTTTATATTCTCTAGCCGAAGTAAGCCGTGAAAGAAGAACAGGTTATGCTTGGTACACTGATAAACCTGAAAAGGCATTAAAGAAATATCCAGAATGGCAGAAGAAATGGGCTTCGGATAATAATGTTTTGAAAGAGTAA
- a CDS encoding amidohydrolase family protein, producing MSKRIDSHQHFWKFDPVRDSWIDETMQNIQRDFLPEDLEPLLKENQFEGCVAVQASQSEEETHFLLDLASKNDFIKGVVGWIDLRNENIEERLQFFSDQKKLKGFRHVVQGEADDFMFGEAFRIGITALKAFNYTYDILIFERQLPAAISLVKDFPNQKFVIDHIAKPDIKSETIFSWKSGIEEIAKYDNVWCKISGMVTEADWKNWKPEDFKPYLDVIFENFSVDRLMYGSDWPVLNVASDYDEVVKTLEDYISKFSVEDQNKIWFENANEFYKL from the coding sequence ATGAGTAAAAGAATAGATTCCCATCAGCATTTTTGGAAGTTTGATCCCGTTCGAGACAGCTGGATTGATGAAACGATGCAGAATATCCAAAGAGATTTTCTTCCTGAAGATTTAGAGCCATTATTAAAGGAAAACCAGTTTGAAGGTTGTGTTGCCGTTCAGGCTAGCCAATCGGAAGAAGAAACTCATTTTTTATTGGATTTGGCTTCTAAAAATGATTTCATAAAAGGAGTTGTCGGCTGGATAGATTTACGAAATGAAAACATTGAAGAACGTTTGCAATTCTTTTCAGATCAAAAAAAACTGAAAGGTTTCAGACATGTTGTGCAAGGGGAAGCGGATGATTTTATGTTTGGAGAAGCATTTAGAATAGGAATCACAGCGTTAAAAGCATTTAATTATACTTACGATATATTAATTTTTGAGCGCCAATTACCAGCAGCAATAAGTTTGGTAAAAGATTTTCCAAATCAAAAGTTTGTAATCGATCATATTGCAAAACCAGATATTAAATCAGAAACTATTTTTTCTTGGAAAAGTGGCATTGAAGAAATTGCTAAATACGACAATGTTTGGTGTAAAATCTCAGGTATGGTCACAGAAGCCGATTGGAAAAACTGGAAACCAGAAGATTTTAAACCGTATTTAGATGTAATTTTTGAAAACTTTTCAGTTGATAGATTAATGTACGGATCAGACTGGCCAGTCTTAAATGTAGCTTCAGATTATGATGAAGTAGTAAAGACTTTAGAAGATTATATTTCGAAGTTTTCTGTTGAAGACCAGAATAAGATTTGGTTTGAAAATGCGAATGAGTTTTATAAGTTGTAA
- a CDS encoding SDR family oxidoreductase, giving the protein MDLNLKNKIVVVSGSAGKEGSIGETIVNRLADEGAIPVLVDRNARGFEYAERLQKRGVNSLFVQTDVTDPVAIENAVKVIGAKYGRIDAVINNVGVNDGAGLDSSYEDFMNSLKLNVVSYFLLAKYSLPYLKESKGNILNIGSKVALTGQGGTSGYAAAKGGVLGLTREWAVDLIQYGIRSNAIIIAESYTPAYEDWIKTLPDGEAVLKKISKTIPLESRMTKTEEIADTALFIISEKSSHTTGQFVFVDGGYVHLDRALISDVN; this is encoded by the coding sequence ATGGATTTAAACTTAAAAAATAAAATAGTTGTCGTTTCCGGTTCGGCTGGAAAAGAAGGCAGTATTGGAGAAACTATCGTTAATAGATTAGCAGATGAAGGCGCGATTCCGGTTTTGGTTGACAGAAATGCAAGAGGTTTCGAATACGCGGAAAGACTTCAAAAAAGAGGTGTTAATTCTTTATTTGTACAGACTGACGTAACCGATCCTGTTGCGATAGAAAATGCTGTAAAAGTAATTGGAGCTAAATACGGAAGAATCGATGCTGTTATCAACAACGTTGGTGTTAATGATGGCGCCGGATTAGATTCGAGTTACGAGGATTTTATGAATTCTTTGAAACTGAATGTGGTAAGTTATTTTCTTTTAGCTAAATATTCACTTCCATACTTAAAAGAATCAAAAGGTAATATTTTGAATATTGGTTCAAAAGTTGCCTTAACTGGACAGGGCGGAACTTCTGGTTACGCTGCTGCGAAAGGCGGAGTTTTAGGCTTAACAAGAGAATGGGCAGTAGATTTGATTCAGTACGGAATCCGTTCGAATGCCATTATTATTGCTGAAAGTTATACGCCGGCTTATGAAGATTGGATTAAAACATTGCCAGATGGAGAGGCGGTCTTGAAAAAAATTAGTAAAACGATTCCATTAGAAAGCCGAATGACTAAAACAGAAGAAATTGCTGATACGGCACTTTTCATCATTTCTGAAAAATCATCACATACTACAGGACAATTTGTTTTTGTGGATGGAGGTTACGTACATTTAGACCGTGCATTAATCAGCGATGTTAATTAA
- a CDS encoding zinc-binding alcohol dehydrogenase family protein: protein MKYIVCEKPQEFLLKETNIPEPKEGEVLLKIKRIGICGTDIHAFGGTQPYFEYPRILGHELAAEYVKGNAEGFKLGDKVTFIPYFNCGKCVACRNGLTNCCVNIKVFGVHIDGGMAEYVSIPEQYLLHGQGLDYDELALVEPLAIAAHGVRRAAVKPTDTVLVMGAGPIGIGLIQFAKIAGAKVIVMDINDYRLNFCKEQLQADETINPLNDDVAQKLAELTNGDMANVVIDATGNQKVMNSAFNYISHGGRFVLVGLQKGELSFSHPDFHKRESTLMSSRNATIEDFEYVMKCLKEGKIDPKKYITHRTSFDEMITDFGNLIDPKNNVIKALIEIE from the coding sequence ATGAAATATATAGTTTGCGAAAAACCTCAGGAATTTCTATTAAAAGAAACCAATATTCCAGAACCAAAAGAGGGAGAAGTTTTATTGAAAATTAAAAGAATCGGAATCTGCGGAACTGATATTCACGCTTTTGGAGGAACTCAGCCGTATTTTGAATATCCAAGAATTTTAGGTCACGAATTGGCCGCAGAATATGTAAAAGGAAATGCTGAAGGCTTTAAACTAGGAGATAAAGTAACGTTTATTCCGTATTTCAACTGCGGAAAATGTGTTGCCTGTAGAAATGGTTTAACAAACTGTTGTGTAAATATCAAAGTTTTTGGAGTTCATATTGATGGCGGAATGGCTGAGTATGTTTCGATTCCGGAACAATATTTATTGCACGGTCAAGGTTTAGATTATGATGAATTGGCTTTGGTAGAACCATTGGCAATTGCTGCACACGGGGTTAGAAGAGCAGCGGTTAAACCAACAGATACTGTTTTGGTAATGGGAGCGGGACCAATCGGAATTGGTTTAATTCAGTTTGCTAAAATTGCCGGAGCAAAAGTTATCGTTATGGATATTAATGATTACAGGTTGAATTTCTGTAAAGAACAGTTACAAGCAGACGAAACGATTAATCCGTTGAATGACGATGTTGCTCAAAAATTAGCTGAATTGACAAACGGCGATATGGCAAATGTTGTAATTGACGCGACTGGAAATCAGAAAGTAATGAACAGCGCTTTCAATTATATTTCGCATGGCGGAAGATTTGTTTTGGTCGGACTTCAAAAAGGAGAATTGAGTTTCAGTCACCCTGATTTCCACAAAAGAGAATCGACTTTAATGAGCAGCCGAAATGCTACAATCGAAGATTTCGAATATGTAATGAAATGCCTGAAAGAAGGAAAAATCGATCCAAAAAAATACATCACGCACAGAACTAGTTTTGATGAAATGATTACTGATTTTGGGAATTTGATTGATCCTAAAAATAATGTGATTAAGGCGTTAATTGAAATAGAATAG
- a CDS encoding fumarylacetoacetate hydrolase family protein, which translates to MKLIRFGEIGKEKPGVLIGEKRYDVSSLVTDFNESFFEENGLEKLQKALESNSALPEVDASVRLGSPVARPSKIICIGLNYIDHCKETNAPIPTEPIIFFKSTTSLCGPDDDLIIPKNSEKTDWEVELAFVVGKKASYVEEEEALDYVAGYALLNDYSERAFQLERGGQWAKGKGSDTFAPLGPFLATKDEIADVDNLKMWLTVNGKKYQDSNTLNLVFKIPYLLHYLSQFMTLLPGDIISTGTPPGVGLGIKPDPIYIKAGDVIELGIEGLGTSKQKAVAYKK; encoded by the coding sequence ATGAAATTAATACGTTTTGGAGAAATCGGAAAAGAAAAACCCGGAGTTTTGATTGGAGAGAAAAGATATGATGTTTCTTCACTTGTAACTGATTTTAACGAAAGTTTCTTTGAAGAGAACGGATTAGAAAAACTGCAAAAAGCATTAGAAAGTAATTCGGCTTTGCCAGAAGTAGATGCTTCAGTACGTTTGGGTTCACCAGTGGCAAGACCTTCAAAAATTATCTGCATTGGTTTAAATTATATCGATCACTGCAAAGAAACCAATGCACCGATTCCGACAGAACCTATTATTTTCTTTAAATCGACTACCTCGTTATGCGGTCCGGATGATGATTTGATTATTCCAAAAAACAGTGAAAAAACAGACTGGGAAGTAGAATTGGCGTTTGTTGTTGGCAAAAAAGCAAGTTATGTGGAAGAAGAAGAGGCTTTGGATTATGTGGCTGGATATGCTTTGTTAAATGATTACAGCGAAAGAGCTTTTCAATTGGAACGCGGAGGGCAATGGGCAAAAGGAAAAGGAAGTGACACTTTTGCGCCTCTTGGACCATTTTTAGCAACAAAAGACGAAATCGCCGATGTGGATAATTTAAAAATGTGGCTGACTGTAAATGGTAAAAAATATCAAGACAGTAACACATTGAATCTGGTTTTCAAAATTCCTTATTTACTGCATTATTTAAGTCAGTTTATGACCTTACTTCCGGGTGATATTATCAGCACAGGAACGCCTCCTGGAGTTGGTTTAGGAATAAAACCGGATCCGATTTATATTAAAGCAGGTGACGTTATTGAGCTTGGAATTGAAGGTTTAGGAACAAGCAAACAAAAGGCTGTAGCTTACAAAAAGTAA
- a CDS encoding ABC transporter substrate-binding protein has product MIKLKGITWNHTRGLLPMVATSQRFTELHPEVEISWEKRSLQEFADASIEDLAKRFDLLVIDHPWTGFGAQTKAILPLSDYLSNEYIKDQESNTVGKSYGSYVFHDKLWALPIDAATPVASARLDLLEKNNLEVPKTYEDLLVLAKKGLVAFAGIPVDVLMSFYMFCCSLGEAPFLSEEKVISETTGIKALQMFRELAQLIDPANFNRNPIQVYEAMVNSDEIAYCPFAYGYSNYSRIGYSQNLLHFYDLVKLNENPMISSLGGTGLAVSSFSEHIETAIKYAEFTCSSQIQQNIYTDNGGQPGHLQAWKSQRINGVTHDYFKNTLPALERAFLRPRYYGHMYFQDHAGDVVRNYLMNGGDELKVLEEMNSLYAESLKIQTV; this is encoded by the coding sequence ATGATAAAATTAAAAGGCATAACTTGGAATCATACAAGAGGTTTGCTTCCTATGGTTGCCACATCGCAGCGTTTTACAGAACTACATCCTGAAGTTGAAATTTCCTGGGAGAAAAGAAGCTTACAAGAATTTGCCGATGCCTCTATCGAAGACTTAGCCAAAAGATTTGATTTATTGGTAATCGATCATCCTTGGACAGGTTTTGGAGCGCAAACCAAAGCGATTCTTCCGTTATCTGATTATTTATCAAACGAATATATTAAAGACCAAGAAAGTAATACTGTTGGAAAATCGTACGGAAGTTATGTTTTTCATGACAAATTATGGGCATTGCCAATTGATGCTGCAACTCCGGTTGCCTCTGCCCGATTGGATCTTTTAGAAAAAAATAATTTAGAAGTTCCTAAAACTTACGAAGATTTATTGGTTTTAGCGAAAAAAGGCTTAGTCGCTTTTGCCGGAATTCCCGTAGATGTTTTAATGAGTTTTTATATGTTTTGTTGCAGTTTGGGTGAAGCTCCTTTTCTGTCTGAAGAAAAAGTGATTTCTGAAACCACAGGAATCAAAGCCCTTCAAATGTTTAGAGAATTGGCGCAGTTGATTGATCCTGCTAACTTTAACAGAAATCCAATTCAGGTTTACGAAGCAATGGTCAATTCAGACGAAATTGCGTACTGCCCGTTTGCTTATGGTTATTCCAATTATTCTCGCATTGGCTACAGCCAAAACCTTTTACATTTTTATGATTTAGTAAAATTGAATGAGAATCCAATGATTTCATCTTTGGGCGGAACTGGTTTGGCTGTTTCTTCATTCAGCGAACATATTGAAACTGCCATAAAATATGCAGAATTTACTTGTTCATCACAAATTCAGCAAAATATTTATACCGATAATGGCGGTCAGCCGGGTCACTTACAAGCTTGGAAAAGCCAGAGAATTAATGGCGTGACACATGATTATTTCAAAAATACACTCCCTGCTTTAGAGCGCGCTTTCCTTCGTCCAAGATATTATGGGCATATGTATTTCCAGGATCATGCCGGAGATGTAGTTCGCAATTATTTGATGAATGGCGGAGACGAATTAAAAGTTTTGGAAGAAATGAATTCGCTTTACGCGGAATCTCTAAAAATCCAGACGGTATGA
- a CDS encoding CaiB/BaiF CoA transferase family protein, producing MRPLEGLIVLEFCQFLAGPSAGLKLADLGARVIKIERPIKGEACRQLSIKDLFVDDSSLLFHTINRNKESFAADLKNPDDLVLIKKLIEKADIMTHNFRPGVMEKIGLNFENTLAINPQIIYGTITGYGNEGPWAKKPGQDLLLQSLSGLSWLSGRKSQAPVPFGLAVADLMCGNHFVQGILAALLKRAKTKKGVLVEVSLLESILDVQFEAITSFLNDGGQQPERGDIKGSAHAFLSAPYGVYPTQDGYLSLAMGDLIFIGKTLGLDLNAFADKHLWFEKRDEIRTILSERIKTQTSDYWIEILQKEGIWCGKVFNYEELDSQPFVNELQLKQTVKNTEGETMITTRSPIQLDGEILLSEKAAPKVGQDNLNIHEEFIQAK from the coding sequence ATGAGACCTTTAGAAGGATTAATTGTTCTGGAATTCTGTCAGTTTTTAGCAGGACCTTCGGCTGGATTAAAACTGGCTGATTTGGGCGCACGCGTTATCAAAATTGAGCGTCCCATAAAAGGTGAAGCGTGCAGACAATTGAGTATTAAAGATTTATTTGTAGACGACAGCAGTTTGCTTTTTCATACCATTAACAGAAATAAAGAATCTTTTGCTGCCGATTTGAAAAATCCTGACGATTTGGTTTTAATTAAAAAACTAATCGAAAAGGCTGATATTATGACGCATAATTTCAGACCTGGAGTAATGGAAAAAATTGGTTTGAATTTTGAAAACACTCTAGCTATTAATCCACAGATTATTTACGGAACCATTACAGGTTACGGAAATGAAGGTCCGTGGGCAAAAAAACCGGGACAAGATTTATTGTTACAATCGCTTTCCGGATTAAGCTGGCTAAGCGGACGCAAAAGTCAGGCTCCAGTACCCTTTGGTTTGGCTGTAGCCGATTTAATGTGCGGGAATCATTTTGTACAGGGAATTTTAGCAGCACTTTTAAAAAGAGCTAAAACCAAAAAAGGAGTTTTGGTTGAAGTCAGCTTGCTGGAATCTATTTTGGATGTACAGTTTGAAGCCATTACTTCTTTCTTAAATGATGGAGGACAACAGCCTGAAAGAGGTGATATTAAAGGAAGTGCACATGCTTTCTTAAGCGCTCCTTATGGCGTTTATCCAACTCAAGACGGATATTTATCGCTGGCAATGGGCGATTTAATTTTCATTGGAAAAACTTTAGGTTTAGATTTAAACGCTTTCGCGGATAAACATCTTTGGTTTGAAAAAAGAGATGAAATCAGAACGATTTTGAGTGAAAGAATTAAAACCCAAACTTCTGATTACTGGATTGAAATCCTGCAAAAAGAAGGCATTTGGTGCGGAAAAGTTTTCAATTACGAAGAATTAGATAGTCAGCCTTTTGTAAATGAATTACAACTGAAACAAACTGTAAAAAATACCGAAGGTGAAACGATGATAACGACCAGAAGTCCGATTCAGTTAGACGGTGAAATTTTATTAAGCGAAAAAGCCGCTCCAAAAGTAGGACAAGATAATTTGAATATACACGAAGAGTTTATTCAAGCTAAATAA
- a CDS encoding CaiB/BaiF CoA transferase family protein, whose protein sequence is MKPLEDYLIIDFSQFLSGPSASLRLADLGARVIKIEKPGTGDICRTLYTSDLIMNGESSVFHTINRNKESFAIDFKKPEELQKLKKLLAKADVVMHNFRPGVMERIGLSYDDVKSINPNVIYGSISGFGEHPDLKDLPGQDLLLQSLTALTWLSGNQEDGPVPMGLSIVDMLAGAHLAQGILAALYRKATHNIGAQIQVSMLESAFDFQFETITTYFNDGGELPVRTKTNNAHAYLGAPYGIYKTKNGYLALAMGSIPVLASLLQCDALLAFPENKFTLRDDIKNILADHLQTQETQFWLDILEPADIWCAGVLNYQQLFAEDGFKVLNFTQQVEMLDGYTYKTTRCPIKIDGEYLTSGKGSPKLGQDNEKIIKEFIDC, encoded by the coding sequence ATGAAACCTTTAGAAGATTATTTAATTATAGATTTCAGTCAGTTTCTTTCGGGGCCGTCAGCGAGTTTGCGTTTGGCTGATTTGGGCGCACGCGTTATAAAAATTGAAAAACCGGGAACGGGAGATATCTGCCGTACTTTATATACTTCTGATTTGATTATGAACGGCGAATCGTCTGTTTTTCATACCATCAACAGAAACAAAGAATCTTTTGCAATTGATTTTAAAAAGCCTGAAGAACTTCAAAAACTAAAAAAATTATTAGCCAAAGCTGATGTTGTGATGCATAATTTTAGACCTGGAGTTATGGAACGCATTGGTTTGAGTTATGATGACGTAAAAAGCATTAATCCGAATGTGATTTATGGTTCTATTTCAGGTTTTGGAGAACATCCTGATTTAAAAGATTTACCGGGTCAGGATCTGCTTTTACAATCGTTAACCGCTTTAACGTGGTTGAGTGGCAATCAAGAAGACGGTCCAGTCCCAATGGGATTGTCGATTGTGGATATGCTTGCTGGAGCGCATTTAGCCCAAGGAATTTTGGCAGCTTTATACAGAAAAGCAACGCATAATATTGGCGCACAAATTCAAGTCAGTATGTTGGAATCGGCATTTGATTTTCAATTTGAAACGATTACGACATATTTTAATGACGGAGGCGAATTGCCCGTTCGAACTAAAACCAATAATGCACACGCCTATTTGGGCGCTCCATACGGAATTTACAAAACCAAAAACGGCTATTTAGCATTGGCAATGGGATCGATTCCTGTTTTAGCTTCTTTGCTGCAATGTGATGCTTTATTGGCTTTCCCTGAAAATAAATTTACACTTAGAGACGACATAAAAAATATCCTTGCCGATCATTTACAAACGCAGGAAACACAGTTTTGGTTGGATATTTTAGAACCTGCAGACATTTGGTGTGCAGGAGTTTTAAATTATCAACAATTATTTGCTGAAGATGGATTTAAGGTTTTGAATTTTACACAGCAAGTCGAAATGTTGGATGGCTACACTTATAAAACTACACGCTGTCCGATAAAAATTGACGGCGAATATCTGACTTCAGGAAAAGGTTCGCCAAAACTGGGTCAGGACAACGAGAAAATTATTAAAGAGTTTATAGACTGCTGA